One window of the Gemmatimonadota bacterium genome contains the following:
- a CDS encoding DUF87 domain-containing protein, with protein sequence MRRLALPSLALASSFFGRLFRGKGTFPFETGPIGFARAVLSGGGRMDVERGKFYLGGLIDPASGARSGPPVLHPARDLTTHGVITAMTGSGKTGLGIVLLEEAILSGIPVLVLDPKGDMGNLLLAFPELRTEGFEPWVDPAEARREGIEIGELARGALRHSRRPDQGRGVLSHAGLRSEGAPLSGEDDRDLQEPPS encoded by the coding sequence GTGCGGCGTTTGGCACTACCCTCTCTGGCTCTGGCAAGTAGTTTCTTCGGGCGCTTGTTCCGCGGGAAAGGGACCTTCCCATTCGAGACCGGACCCATCGGTTTCGCAAGAGCGGTCCTGAGCGGCGGGGGCCGGATGGACGTGGAGCGAGGGAAGTTCTACCTGGGGGGGCTGATCGATCCGGCCTCGGGAGCGCGGTCCGGGCCGCCCGTCCTGCATCCGGCTCGCGACCTCACGACCCACGGCGTCATCACGGCGATGACGGGGTCGGGAAAGACCGGGCTCGGGATCGTCCTCCTCGAGGAGGCCATCCTGAGCGGTATCCCAGTCCTCGTTCTGGACCCCAAAGGGGACATGGGGAATCTGCTCCTCGCCTTCCCGGAGCTCCGCACCGAGGGCTTCGAGCCCTGGGTGGATCCCGCCGAAGCGCGGCGCGAAGGAATCGAGATCGGAGAGCTGGCGAGGGGCGCGCTACGCCATTCCCGCCGCCCCGATCAAGGACGCGGCGTACTTTCGCACGCTGGGCTCCGATCTGAAGGAGCACCTCTTTCGGGAGAGGACGATCGAGATCTTCAAGAACCCCCGAGCTGA